In Acanthopagrus latus isolate v.2019 chromosome 23, fAcaLat1.1, whole genome shotgun sequence, the genomic window GACAAACCTCCTCTGTCAGCTTTATAGCTTCTACTCATTCATCATGTGTCGCTACATATGTCGGAGGGACCTCCAGAGCTGCAAACCGCTCGGCACAAGCCTCCATATGACGTTTTCAGTGCGTCTCCAGGCTGCCGAGCCTCTGATCTCAGCAGAGGGGACCTCTACCCGCCATCGCTGCTGACCAAACCTCACATGGCAGAAATTACATGGTTTTGGCAGCAGGGTTTGGGTGTGGATGCTCTGTGTTTGTAACAACATGTCATTATGTGCTACACAGGGCGAGGAGATAAGGAGAAATCTCATGCTCAGATGTGCGGCATAATTGGCCGTATTTACACAGTCTTTGATTTCTCTGTcacttctaaaaaaaacaaaaaaacaaaatgaatgaatgaaattgCTTCCATATGGAGCATCCTCCAACAAATACTGGCCGTGGTTTCAGTGTCTAAAAGACAAatacaatgcatttttttattcacaggGAACTGCAAGACACTATTAATGCTTTGACGTGTCCTGTTTCTCATGATCACACTTATAGAAAATATGCGCAGAAAGCTGAAAAAGTTCACGTCTTTCTCCCAATTTGGACATCCATCACATATACCAGGCTTAATCGTCTGAGTCCGAATCTGTGGCAGAGTGCAACGCAGAGCTTCATCTCCTAAGGCTCAAATCTGTTCGACAGACTTGGGCACAAACGCAGCGTGGATTAGAGAGAGGTGTCAGTCTGAATGTTCGCTCTCAGTgtaaagaagctgctgtgtcatgttttaGACAGCCTGGGGTAAATGGCTTTGATAGTGGAGGGGGTTAAGTTACTGGAGGACACTGTGTTCTCCAGTCCCTCCAGTCTGTGAGAGGCTGCATCAGTCTTACTGGTGCTGCACTCCAGGAAGGGCATCCCAATCTTCTTCACCTGTCCGTCCTTTGTCAGGAGGCAGTGTCGGCAGAGCAGCCGCAGGATGGCCCTCCTCATGTCCTTGCTGGTCAGGGTGTAGATGATGGGGTTGAGAAGGGAGTTGAACATGGCGATGCCCAGGAAGTAGTCTGCCTTGAGGAGTATGTCGCAGGTTTTGGCTTTGCAGAAGAAGTccaacaggaggaggatgaagaggggcAGCCAACAGGCGATGAAGACCCCCAGGACTATGGTGACGGTCTTCAGCAGGGCCATGTACTTCTGGGACTTGCGGTAGAGGCCTTTGCGCTGGGGAACCGAAGCGAGGCGCTGGGTGTTAGCCTTGACGATGCGGAAGATTCGGACATAGAGCACCACGATGGACATGAGGATGGCGCTGAAGACGGTGATGCAGAAGAGGATGTAGCTCTTGGCGTAGAGCGGCAGGACCGTGGAGCAGTGATCCAGCTGTCCCATGCAGTTccagcccaggacaggaaggatGCCCAGCAGCACCGACAGCACCCAGCTCGCTCCGATCAGAGCGAACATCCGGCCCTGTTTGTCCCCTTGATACGGCTTCATCCTCACCATGGTGACATGGCGCTCGATGGCGATGGCCAGAAGACTGACGACCGAGGCGGCCAGCATGATGAACACACCCCCCTCCCTGAGGAACCACAGCACCGGGGTCATGTTCAGCGTGTTGGCACCAGACATGATGATGTTCACCATGTAGGTGAAGCCTGCGAGCAGGTCAGACAGAGTCAGGTTGCCTAGCAGATAGTACATGGGCAGATGGAACTTCTTGTTCTTCCATATGGCCAGGAGCACCACAGCGTTCTCTACCACGATGAGCAGGCAGACCAGCAGGAATGCTATGGCCTCTGGTTTAAGTCCATCCTTGTACTTGTTCTCCTTCAGCTTGCCAGTGAAGTTGTAGTGCTCGATGATGACCGCGTTGCTCTGGTACTCACGAAACATCCGAAGCAGGTTTCCTGTGGGGGCGGCCATGGGCATGGTAGACGGGGCAGCAGCGGCGTAGGCAGCGTGGTGGGTCCCTGTGTCCATTTCTTTTTTAGCCCTTCCAGAAGTAGAAagatactttttttctttccttttcagattttaaattaaatcctCAGACAAGGTGTCAGAAAGTCCTCTGGTTGGGCATTTCTTTCTCTGGTTTTGAAGAGTCAGTCAGCTGGCGTacggagagggggaaaaaatgttccTTCTGATGGTATCAAAAAGGATTTCCTGTGGTTTGAGaattttttcctccaaaaaacCAGTTTCTCTCAATGCCCAGTCTGATCACTAGGAGGCGACGAGAGCAAGCCCTGCAACAAGAGGGACAGAGAGTCAGGATTgagcagggaaaacaaacacgATAATTAACGGCAGGAAATGCAATAtcaaatgaatttaaaaactCGTTCACAGTATCCAGAGTGCCTAGTGATGAAACACATAACAGCGACCATATCTGCATGATTAACGAGAGGGGAAGCCTCCAGTTCTCATCATGGAGTAATAActtattaaacattaaagcgGCTCAGACTTCAGTGGGATTAAAACTCTTTACAAGTTCACATTGCACTTTTAATTGAACATTTCTCTCCATCAGTTGACCTCGCTGGGAGGATTTTCCTGCCACAAAAGATTTAAACCCacttttgggggaaaaaaaattggaacACAACAAATCCATTAGAAAATTAACCCAcagtttacatttgtttacGCGTAATTTGTGCGTAAATACGCACGCACTTCCAAAACATCTCGTTCCACTCGCACAGAATTTTATCACGAATAATTTGTTTTACGTAGATTTCCAGTTTTCATTAGCAGGCGTgcaatattaaaacaacaacaaaacattatagCGCCTCTCTTCTATTCTCTTTTTATAGCTCCTGCAAGTGAAAAAGCCACTTTAAATGTGTCACCGAGCAGCGCAGAAGCATTTCACACCCCAGTTGAGCACCTTGACGGACAAataagccaaaacaaaacaaaaaaaagacacatttttaaaaagtttccaCGCACCTGTAAAAACGTGTAAATCTCCTTGGAGAAGGTAGAAGCGATCCCACGgccggaggagaggaggaggaggcggaggaggaggaggaggaggacgcgcactcagcctctctctgcACCACGGCGACATGTGAGTGTGATGTGGGAATCGAGCAGGGCAGGACTCGACACGCAGTGGGTTGGTCTATAATGTTTTTGCCCTTCAACGATTTTCTTCCCTCCCTTGTCTGACCCCtcgagtttttttttctcctttctttctttctttttttttttttctgatgtagCCTCAGGAGGGATCAGAGCTGCGTGACAGATTACGCGTTTTGTATGTGTGCCACTGCAACAGGCTACCAAGGAAGAAAGTGAGATCTCCACCTTATCAGATTGCCCTCAGGTGCAACTCCTGTGAAAATGTTTGCCAGTATGTTAGTAATGAGCTTTTGAAGTCTAATTATGGCTGTAGGTCCTTACAGGCTCATTGTTGCTCTTCTGGTTTGTCAGATTGTGTTGAAATCTCATCCTCCCCctcttttactctctctctctctctctctctctctctcccacagttAATAAAAGGCAAAACATCACACTCTGAAGTCAAAcgcaaaactgaaaaaaaaagaccacaagTTA contains:
- the s1pr5a gene encoding sphingosine 1-phosphate receptor 5a, yielding MDTGTHHAAYAAAAPSTMPMAAPTGNLLRMFREYQSNAVIIEHYNFTGKLKENKYKDGLKPEAIAFLLVCLLIVVENAVVLLAIWKNKKFHLPMYYLLGNLTLSDLLAGFTYMVNIIMSGANTLNMTPVLWFLREGGVFIMLAASVVSLLAIAIERHVTMVRMKPYQGDKQGRMFALIGASWVLSVLLGILPVLGWNCMGQLDHCSTVLPLYAKSYILFCITVFSAILMSIVVLYVRIFRIVKANTQRLASVPQRKGLYRKSQKYMALLKTVTIVLGVFIACWLPLFILLLLDFFCKAKTCDILLKADYFLGIAMFNSLLNPIIYTLTSKDMRRAILRLLCRHCLLTKDGQVKKIGMPFLECSTSKTDAASHRLEGLENTVSSSNLTPSTIKAIYPRLSKT